The genomic DNA CAGCACGCCGGCGGCGACGAAGCCGCCGCGGGTGCCGGTGGCCGCGCAGCCGGCCGCGAGCACGGCGGTGGCCAGGGAGGCGGTGGTGACCTGGTTCGGGGTGAGGCCGCGGTTGGCGCACCAGCGGGCGAGGTAGCGCGAGTAGGGGCTGATGAAGAAGGTGGTGAAGAACCCGTCGCGGCTCTTCACCGCGGCGCGCAGCCGGGCCTTCTCCTCGTCCACGGCGGCGACCGCGTCCGTGGCCTTCGCCCGCGCGAGGGCGTCTTCGGGTACGGCCGCCACCAGCACTCCCAGCTCCGGCCGGGCCAGCGGCCCGTCGGCCTCCGCAAGCTGCGCGGCGGTCTGCTCGGCGACGCCGTCGAGGGTGTGGCTGCGCATCACCGCGCGGGAGAGCGCGGTGCGGGCCGCGGGCGTCCGCACCGCGACCACGCCGGGCACGGCCGCCCCCGGGAAGCGGGGGTCGGCAAGGGTGAGGCGCAGGCTGTGCCGGTGGCCGACGAAGCGGCTGTCGACAAGCGCGACCCCGCCGTCCCCGGGCAGCAGCGCGAGGACGGTGGCGGCGTCGGCCACGTCCGCGGCGGTACGCACGTCGTCGTAGCCCAGCGACCTCAGGTCGCTCTCCAGGGGGGACCCGGGGACGGGCAGGCCGATCAGGATTGCGGTCCGCAGACGAACTCACTCCTTGGCAGGCGGGACGGCAGGCGGGACCGCCCCTCCCCCGTCCGGCCGGGCGGCTGTCGGCAGAGGTTAGCGGATCCCTGGAACCACGGGTTCACCGCCCGTTCGCCTCGACCGGGTGGCGATCATCATTTCGCAGCTCGCACCCGTGCTCCAAACCGGGGCGGTAGTGTTCCGGCATGACGTGGTTGATCACCGGCGGGGCCGGTTATATCGGCGCGCATGTCGTGCGGGCCATGGCGGGTGCCGGGGAGCGGGTCGTCGTGCTGGACGACGTGTCCACCGGCAATCCTGCCCGGCTGCCCGCGGACGTACCGCTGGTGCGCGGTACGTTCCTGGACCGGCTGCTGCTCGACCGCACCATCGCCGAGTACGACGTCACGGGCGTGCTGCACCTGGCGGCGAAGAAGCAGGTCGGCGAGTCGGTGGAGCAGCCGCTCTCGTACTACCGGGAGAACGTGCACGGCCTGGGCGTGCTGCTGGAGGCCGTGGTGGCCGCGGGCGTCCGCCGCTTCGTCCTCTCCTCCTCGGCCGCCGTCTACGGCATGCCCGACGTCGACCTCGTCACCGAGGACACCCCCTGCGTGCCGATCAACCCGTACGGCGAGACCAAGCTCGCCGGCGAGTGGCTGCTGCGGGCCACCGGGCGCGCGCACGGGCTGGCCACCGCCTGCCTGCGCTACTTCAACGTCGCCGGGTCCGCCGCCCCCGAGCTGGCGGACACCGGGGTGTTCAACGTGGTCCCGATGTTCTTCGAGCGGCTGACCGCGCACCAGCCGATGCGGATCTTCGGCGACGACTACCCCACCCCCGACGGCACCTGCATCCGCGACTACGTGCACGTCGTCGACCTCGCCGACGCCCACCTGGCGGCGGCCCGCCGCGTCGCCGCCCCGGCGGTCTCCGGCGACCTGACGGTGAACCTCGGCAGCGGCACCGGCGTGTCGGTGCGGGAGCTGGCCGACGTCGTGGCCGAGGTCACGGGGCGGCGCGAGCACGCCCCCGAGATCCTCCCCCGCCGCCCCGGGGACCCGGCCCGGGTGGTC from Streptomyces sp. CMB-StM0423 includes the following:
- the galE gene encoding UDP-glucose 4-epimerase GalE; translation: MTWLITGGAGYIGAHVVRAMAGAGERVVVLDDVSTGNPARLPADVPLVRGTFLDRLLLDRTIAEYDVTGVLHLAAKKQVGESVEQPLSYYRENVHGLGVLLEAVVAAGVRRFVLSSSAAVYGMPDVDLVTEDTPCVPINPYGETKLAGEWLLRATGRAHGLATACLRYFNVAGSAAPELADTGVFNVVPMFFERLTAHQPMRIFGDDYPTPDGTCIRDYVHVVDLADAHLAAARRVAAPAVSGDLTVNLGSGTGVSVRELADVVAEVTGRREHAPEILPRRPGDPARVVASYDLAAKELGWLPRLDVRAMVESAWAGWLHRHPEARRG